A window of the Desulforapulum autotrophicum HRM2 genome harbors these coding sequences:
- the rpoZ gene encoding DNA-directed RNA polymerase subunit omega: protein MARVTIEDCLKNVPSRFALVHMAALRVRQLREGADLLIKPSKNEDAVIALREIAANRIVLKNKSDKKG from the coding sequence TTGGCAAGAGTAACCATTGAAGACTGTTTGAAAAATGTACCCAGCCGGTTTGCCCTGGTACACATGGCGGCCCTGCGGGTTCGCCAGCTCCGGGAAGGCGCTGATCTGCTCATTAAACCTTCTAAAAACGAAGATGCCGTCATAGCGTTGAGGGAGATTGCCGCCAACCGGATTGTACTGAAAAATAAATCCGACAAAAAAGGGTAG
- a CDS encoding tRNA lysidine(34) synthetase, which translates to MQGVYKKVNRSLGKAVHDYGMISPGDRIVVGVSGGMDSLTLLRMLVDLKKKAPLDFHLVPVYVDPGFEPSFAGDLKAYVEFHLGPLMVERTDHGIVAHSDENQENPCFLCSRLRRKRLFEIARDQGCNTIALGHNKDDLIETLFINMFYSGAIGTMKPCQSFFDGTLEIIRPLAYVEKRRIVSLSESLGFPAFKNPCPSDGFTKRTAVRHMLEGLYAENPHIKGNIFKAMGRVKMDYLLKQTL; encoded by the coding sequence TTGCAGGGGGTCTATAAAAAAGTCAACCGTTCCCTGGGAAAAGCCGTCCATGACTATGGCATGATTTCCCCGGGAGACAGAATCGTTGTAGGGGTGTCAGGCGGCATGGACAGCCTGACCCTCTTGAGGATGCTGGTTGATCTAAAAAAAAAGGCTCCCCTGGATTTTCATCTTGTGCCGGTTTATGTGGACCCTGGGTTTGAGCCAAGCTTTGCAGGAGACCTCAAGGCCTATGTGGAATTTCATCTCGGGCCGTTGATGGTTGAACGTACAGACCATGGTATTGTTGCTCACAGCGACGAGAATCAGGAAAATCCCTGCTTCCTGTGCTCGCGCCTCAGGAGGAAGCGCCTTTTTGAGATCGCAAGGGATCAGGGGTGCAACACCATTGCCCTTGGCCACAACAAGGACGATCTCATTGAGACACTCTTTATTAACATGTTTTATTCTGGAGCCATTGGGACAATGAAGCCCTGCCAGTCTTTTTTTGACGGAACGCTTGAGATCATAAGACCCCTTGCCTATGTTGAAAAACGACGCATTGTATCTTTGTCTGAATCTCTGGGATTTCCGGCTTTCAAGAATCCCTGTCCCAGTGACGGGTTCACAAAAAGGACAGCTGTCAGGCACATGCTTGAAGGGTTGTATGCTGAGAACCCCCACATCAAGGGAAATATCTTCAAAGCCATGGGCCGGGTAAAAATGGATTATCTTTTAAAGCAGACATTATGA
- a CDS encoding aminopeptidase encodes MNKKEIEQLKTKLFKQDRLAWDELASAETEKVFALAEDYKIFLDRSKTEREAAGQIVARAEDKGFISMDAALKQGSVSPHQKVYSIFKEKCVALAVVGKAPIQDGMNLIASHIDSPRLDLKQNPVYEDTDLALLKTHYYGGIRKYQWMSIPLALHGRIIRADGETMDITIGEGADDPVFVVSDLLPHLAGKIQEDKKLSEAFEGEKLNLIAGSLPLGKDSVSDRFKLALLNLFHQRYGICEADFVSAELEAVPAGRSRDIGLDRSLVGGYGQDDRICAFTELTALLETKAPQRTALGLFFDKEEIGSEGNTGAQTAFMADFISDLLRLTTGAGAVTEQTVRRALINTRALSADVNAAMDPDFKEVHEKMNAAKIGHGVCMTKFTGSRGKSGSSDASAEFVGAIRTLFDKNNIVWQTGELGKIDQGGGGTLAKFLAQRGMEILDCGPAVLSMHSPFEIASKADIYMTFKGYHAFFA; translated from the coding sequence ATGAATAAAAAAGAGATTGAACAGCTTAAGACCAAACTTTTCAAACAAGACCGCCTGGCCTGGGACGAACTGGCTTCAGCAGAAACGGAAAAGGTATTTGCCCTGGCCGAAGACTACAAAATTTTTCTTGACCGTTCAAAGACCGAGCGGGAGGCAGCAGGTCAAATCGTTGCACGGGCCGAGGACAAGGGATTTATCAGCATGGACGCAGCCCTAAAACAGGGATCGGTCTCCCCCCACCAAAAGGTCTACTCAATATTCAAGGAAAAATGCGTTGCCCTGGCCGTGGTGGGCAAGGCCCCCATTCAAGACGGCATGAACCTCATTGCCTCCCACATTGATTCACCGCGCCTGGATCTCAAGCAGAATCCCGTGTATGAGGACACCGACCTTGCCCTGTTAAAGACCCACTACTATGGCGGCATACGAAAGTACCAGTGGATGTCGATTCCCCTGGCCCTCCACGGCAGGATCATCCGGGCCGACGGCGAAACCATGGACATCACCATTGGTGAAGGAGCGGATGATCCCGTGTTTGTGGTGTCTGATCTTCTGCCCCACCTTGCCGGCAAGATCCAGGAGGACAAAAAACTCTCGGAAGCCTTTGAGGGCGAAAAGCTTAACCTTATTGCCGGAAGCCTACCCCTGGGTAAAGACAGCGTCAGCGACCGGTTCAAGCTTGCCCTGCTCAACCTTTTTCACCAGCGGTACGGTATCTGCGAGGCTGATTTTGTCAGTGCGGAATTAGAAGCCGTGCCGGCAGGCAGGTCAAGGGACATCGGCCTTGACCGATCCCTTGTGGGCGGATACGGCCAGGATGACCGGATCTGTGCCTTTACCGAGCTTACTGCACTTTTGGAGACCAAGGCACCCCAGCGCACGGCCCTTGGGCTTTTCTTTGACAAGGAAGAGATCGGCAGCGAAGGAAACACCGGTGCCCAGACAGCCTTTATGGCCGATTTTATCTCAGACCTTCTCCGCCTCACAACAGGGGCAGGGGCGGTAACCGAGCAGACCGTCAGACGGGCCCTGATCAACACCCGTGCCCTGTCAGCGGATGTCAATGCCGCCATGGATCCGGATTTCAAGGAGGTCCATGAAAAGATGAACGCGGCAAAAATCGGCCACGGCGTCTGCATGACCAAGTTCACAGGCTCCCGGGGAAAATCGGGTTCAAGCGATGCCAGTGCTGAATTTGTCGGTGCAATCAGAACCCTTTTTGATAAAAATAACATCGTCTGGCAAACCGGAGAGCTCGGCAAAATCGACCAGGGGGGCGGCGGCACCCTGGCAAAATTTCTTGCCCAGCGGGGAATGGAAATCCTTGACTGCGGCCCTGCCGTTCTTTCCATGCACTCGCCCTTTGAAATCGCAAGCAAGGCCGACATCTACATGACCTTTAAGGGATACCATGCCTTTTTTGCATAA
- the tsaB gene encoding tRNA (adenosine(37)-N6)-threonylcarbamoyltransferase complex dimerization subunit type 1 TsaB has protein sequence MKIVAVNTSETSASVALVEDSRLVCEEFFSSRITHSRVIMEMIHSMLSTRAGIPLSEIDGFVAARGPGSFTGLRIGISVVKGIAYAASKPVAGISSLDAIAWQVATSDRTVCALMDAKRGEVYTACYRFSKGRMIHKSEEVCVTPEQAVSLAGGAALYVGSGVEAYHKEIDVLAPKEASFAPQFQNQVRASALAHALFQTPELLSKDPLSLLPVYIRRSDAEINYDRHPDRFC, from the coding sequence ATGAAGATTGTTGCCGTAAATACCTCCGAGACAAGTGCAAGCGTTGCCCTTGTTGAGGATTCAAGGCTTGTGTGTGAAGAGTTCTTCTCAAGCAGGATCACCCATTCCAGGGTAATCATGGAAATGATTCATTCCATGCTCTCCACACGGGCCGGTATACCCCTGTCTGAAATTGACGGGTTTGTGGCGGCAAGGGGGCCGGGCAGTTTCACCGGGCTTCGCATCGGCATCAGTGTTGTAAAGGGGATTGCTTATGCCGCATCAAAGCCGGTTGCCGGGATCTCAAGCCTTGACGCCATTGCATGGCAGGTGGCAACGTCTGACAGAACGGTCTGTGCATTGATGGACGCCAAAAGGGGAGAGGTTTACACGGCCTGTTACCGTTTTTCAAAGGGGCGGATGATCCACAAGTCAGAAGAGGTCTGCGTCACCCCGGAACAGGCCGTTTCCCTTGCAGGCGGGGCAGCCCTTTATGTGGGTTCCGGTGTCGAGGCATACCACAAAGAAATAGATGTCCTTGCCCCGAAGGAGGCCTCGTTTGCACCTCAATTTCAGAACCAGGTCAGGGCATCGGCATTGGCCCATGCCCTTTTTCAGACCCCGGAACTGCTTTCAAAGGATCCTTTGTCCCTTTTGCCCGTATACATCCGACGGTCGGATGCTGAGATAAACTACGACAGACATCCCGACCGCTTTTGTTGA
- the greA gene encoding transcription elongation factor GreA, which translates to MDQIPITIEGYAALKEELQRLKTIERPQNIKAIEIARAHGDLSENAEFDAAKDRQSFIEGRIGELGYKIASAKIIDPATVSKDCVRFASRVVIENLDSGEEVEYMIVGQEESDIHKGKISVSSPLGMALLGKQPGDEIVIQAPGGKRNYEIVDIL; encoded by the coding sequence TTGGATCAGATACCTATCACAATAGAAGGTTATGCAGCACTAAAGGAAGAGCTGCAGAGACTTAAAACAATTGAGCGTCCGCAAAACATCAAGGCCATCGAGATTGCCCGGGCCCATGGCGATCTTTCTGAAAATGCCGAATTTGATGCTGCAAAGGACAGGCAATCCTTTATTGAGGGAAGAATCGGTGAGCTGGGGTACAAAATTGCCAGTGCAAAGATTATCGACCCTGCAACGGTGTCCAAGGATTGTGTCCGTTTTGCCTCCCGGGTTGTTATTGAAAACCTTGATTCTGGAGAAGAGGTTGAGTATATGATCGTCGGTCAGGAAGAATCTGACATCCACAAGGGGAAAATTTCCGTATCCTCTCCCCTTGGGATGGCCCTCCTCGGCAAGCAGCCTGGGGACGAGATCGTTATTCAGGCGCCCGGTGGCAAGAGGAACTATGAGATTGTAGACATTTTATAA
- a CDS encoding D-alanyl-D-alanine carboxypeptidase/D-alanyl-D-alanine-endopeptidase, translating to MPFLHKWILLLFLAMALVQSPGAIAGTPKIGYLVADSHGKVMDALNPDQAFVPASTFKLLTALGAFNELGENFRFKTKFFLGPDRTLKIKGSGDPLITSEILEKSCCDLASILLKKGVSTIKTLVVDNLFFEPDIQIPGTGGSTNPYDAGVNALSANFNTVSFRFDKHDGQLLSGEPQTPLLSFTRPRILASGLDRGRIVLSRIESRTYAGRLVKFFLEQKGIKVMGGVEEGQVLQQDLHIYTHVSPYTLAELVRQLLQFSNNFMANQIFLTAGAAAFSPPASLEKSVGALRAYASNTLGIENISIAEGSGISRRNRISPREMLKVLMAFKSHYSLMNHERDEFYKTGTLDGVRTRVGYFTGKNNSLFPFIIMINQQGQGYKIIKERLKSMVQ from the coding sequence ATGCCTTTTTTGCATAAATGGATTCTTCTGCTCTTCCTGGCAATGGCCCTTGTCCAGTCCCCTGGGGCCATTGCCGGAACACCTAAGATCGGGTATCTTGTGGCCGACAGCCACGGAAAAGTCATGGACGCCCTGAACCCGGACCAGGCGTTCGTACCGGCATCAACTTTTAAGTTGCTCACGGCCCTGGGTGCCTTTAACGAACTGGGGGAAAATTTCAGATTCAAGACAAAATTTTTCCTGGGTCCGGACCGGACACTTAAAATAAAAGGCTCTGGAGATCCGCTCATCACATCGGAAATCCTGGAAAAAAGCTGCTGCGACCTTGCATCTATTCTTTTGAAAAAGGGCGTTTCAACGATCAAGACCCTAGTGGTTGACAACCTTTTTTTTGAGCCGGACATCCAAATCCCGGGCACGGGCGGCTCCACCAACCCCTATGATGCAGGGGTGAACGCCCTTAGCGCCAATTTCAACACCGTATCGTTCAGGTTTGACAAACACGACGGTCAACTCCTGAGCGGGGAACCCCAGACCCCCCTGCTGTCGTTTACACGCCCCAGGATTCTGGCCTCGGGCCTTGACCGGGGAAGAATCGTTCTTTCAAGGATTGAAAGCCGAACCTATGCAGGACGACTGGTCAAGTTTTTTCTGGAACAAAAGGGAATCAAGGTAATGGGCGGAGTCGAGGAAGGTCAGGTGCTTCAACAGGATTTGCACATCTATACCCATGTCTCACCCTACACCCTGGCAGAACTGGTACGGCAGCTGTTACAATTTTCCAACAACTTCATGGCAAACCAGATTTTCCTGACGGCCGGAGCAGCAGCGTTTTCACCCCCTGCAAGTCTTGAAAAATCGGTGGGTGCCCTCAGGGCCTACGCCAGCAATACCCTTGGCATTGAAAACATTTCCATTGCCGAAGGTTCCGGCATTTCAAGGCGCAATAGAATCTCCCCCCGTGAAATGCTCAAGGTGCTGATGGCATTCAAATCCCATTATTCACTCATGAACCACGAACGAGACGAGTTCTACAAAACAGGCACCCTGGACGGGGTGCGTACCCGGGTCGGGTATTTTACAGGCAAAAACAACAGCCTCTTTCCCTTTATCATCATGATCAATCAGCAGGGGCAAGGATACAAAATAATAAAAGAGCGATTAAAATCCATGGTCCAATAG
- a CDS encoding phosphatidylserine decarboxylase family protein, giving the protein MENKKVTKWPAKADFPFARPGLVYICSACIVTGLLFFMGWWVPGVAALAATAFVCWFFRDPDRLIPGEENALVSPADGRVVKAEKVMDNDYVDGPCIMVSIFMNVFNVHVNRVPFAGTVEETTYYPGKFFNASLDKASKDNERNALVLRTNQGSRYGVVQIAGLVARRIVCDVKQGDILVRGDRYGMICFGSRLDLYLPMDTRICVKVGERVSAGSSIVGYMA; this is encoded by the coding sequence ATGGAAAATAAGAAAGTTACAAAATGGCCTGCAAAGGCTGATTTTCCCTTTGCAAGACCCGGTTTGGTTTACATCTGTTCAGCCTGCATTGTGACGGGCTTGCTTTTTTTTATGGGCTGGTGGGTCCCTGGCGTTGCAGCCCTGGCCGCGACGGCCTTTGTCTGCTGGTTCTTCAGGGATCCTGACCGATTAATCCCCGGGGAGGAAAATGCCTTGGTGTCGCCTGCTGATGGCCGCGTGGTCAAGGCGGAAAAGGTCATGGATAACGACTATGTCGACGGGCCCTGCATCATGGTGAGCATCTTCATGAACGTATTCAACGTCCATGTGAACCGGGTGCCCTTTGCCGGAACGGTGGAAGAAACAACCTATTATCCGGGTAAGTTCTTTAACGCCTCCCTTGACAAGGCATCCAAGGACAATGAAAGAAATGCCCTTGTCCTCCGGACGAACCAGGGCAGCCGCTACGGGGTGGTTCAGATTGCAGGCCTTGTGGCAAGACGAATCGTCTGTGATGTAAAACAGGGTGACATCCTTGTCCGGGGTGACCGGTATGGTATGATCTGTTTTGGATCACGATTAGATCTTTATCTTCCCATGGACACCCGTATCTGTGTCAAGGTGGGTGAACGGGTGAGTGCCGGGTCTTCCATTGTTGGGTATATGGCTTAG
- the folE2 gene encoding GTP cyclohydrolase FolE2: MIDIQKQRDYRNIPIDKVGIKNLRYPIKVMDKSNGVQSTIATIGMFVDLPHQCKGTHMSRFVELLNLFREQVSLDSIDNILEDMKTTLGAQSSHIEITFPYFVEKEAPVTGCKGLMDYICSIHGSSTPERDRDMVLKVAVPITSVCPCSKEISKYGAHNQRGEVLVSTRFKRLIWIEDMINLVEGCASCDVYSVLKREDEKAVTERGYENPKFVEDVVRDVSQILNDDENITWFSVSAENFESIHNHSAYAYIENGDRTNF, from the coding sequence ATGATTGATATTCAAAAGCAGCGTGACTACCGGAACATCCCCATTGACAAGGTGGGGATCAAGAATCTTCGCTACCCCATAAAGGTGATGGACAAGAGCAACGGCGTACAGTCCACCATCGCAACCATCGGCATGTTTGTGGATCTGCCCCACCAGTGCAAGGGCACCCACATGAGCCGGTTTGTGGAGTTGCTGAACCTCTTTCGGGAGCAGGTCTCCCTTGACTCCATTGACAATATTCTTGAAGACATGAAAACGACCCTGGGTGCCCAGAGTTCCCATATCGAGATTACCTTTCCCTACTTTGTAGAAAAAGAGGCTCCCGTGACTGGCTGCAAGGGGTTGATGGATTACATCTGTTCCATCCACGGCTCATCCACGCCTGAACGTGACCGGGACATGGTGCTCAAGGTGGCCGTTCCCATTACATCGGTCTGTCCCTGCTCAAAGGAAATCAGCAAATATGGTGCCCATAACCAGCGGGGTGAGGTGCTTGTTTCCACCCGCTTTAAGCGCCTCATCTGGATCGAGGACATGATTAATCTTGTGGAGGGGTGTGCCTCCTGTGATGTCTATTCTGTTCTCAAGCGTGAGGATGAAAAAGCGGTCACCGAGCGGGGGTATGAAAATCCTAAGTTTGTGGAGGACGTGGTCAGGGATGTGTCACAGATTCTCAACGATGATGAGAACATTACCTGGTTTTCGGTGAGTGCTGAAAATTTTGAGTCCATCCACAACCACAGCGCCTATGCCTACATTGAAAACGGTGACAGAACCAACTTTTAA